Proteins encoded in a region of the Salmo trutta chromosome 34, fSalTru1.1, whole genome shotgun sequence genome:
- the LOC115173450 gene encoding adenylyl cyclase-associated protein 1 — protein sequence MAALASLVQRLEVAVSRLEAVSGGGGGGGSTGGSGALAAYVEAYDAIITGSVGQYMTLSQQIGGDVQKHADMMKQAFSCQRQLLVTSSCSQKPSDASLTALLAPVSKVIQQVQTFREQNRSSPLFNHLSAVSESVPALGWVAMTPKPGPYVKEMQDAAQFYTNRVLKDYKKDQKHVDWVKAYLSIWTELQNYIKQHHTTGLAWSKSGPVASASAAPPAGGAPPPPPGPPPPPMDFSGSSGGGGDQGPDTRNALFASLNKGADITKGLKHVPKDQMTHKNPNLRTQTGPVHTGPKPFSSPKTEATAAPSRKLPPVLELDGKKWKVENQEGVQGMVISDTELKQVVYAFKCNNSTLQIKGKINSITLDNCKKLGLVFDDVVGIVEVINCRDVKVQVLGKVPTISINKTDGCHVYLSKDSLECEIVSAKSSEMNVLVPGKDGDYTEIPVPEQFKTVWDGKKLVTTCTEIAG from the exons ATGGCGGCGTTGGCAAGTCTGGTGCAGCGGCTGGAGGTGGCTGTGAGTCGTTTGGAGGCGGTGTCGGGTGGTGGAGGTGGCGGTGGCTCTACTGGAGGCTCTGGAG CCTTGGCAGCTTACGTTGAGGCCTATGATGCCATCATCACGGGCTCTGTTGGCCAGTACATGACCCTCAGCCAGCAGATAGGGGGCGACGTCCAGAAGCAT GCGGACATGATGAAGCAGGCGTTCTCATGTCAGAGACAGCTCCTGGTCACCTCCTCCTGCTCCCAGAAGCCCTCTGAT GCATCCTTGACTGCTCTCCTGGCCCCCGTCTCCAAAGTGATCCAGCAGGTGCAGACGTTCCGCGAGCAGAACCGCTCCTCGCCCCTCTTCAACCACCTCTCGGCCGTCAGCGAGAGCGTGCCTGCCCTCGGCTGGGTCGCCATG ACTCCTAAGCCAGGTCCctatgtgaaggagatgcagGATGCTGCCCAGTTCTACACCAACCGTGTGCTCAAGGACTACAAGAA GGACCAGAAGCATGTGGACTGGGTTAAGGCCTACCTGTCTATCTGGACTGAGCTGCAGAACTACATCAAACAGCACCACACTACCGGACTAGCCTGGAGCAAGAGC GGTCCAGTAGCCTCGGCCTCTGCAGCTCCCCCTGCCGGTggcgctcctcctcctccccccggccctcctccccctcccatgGACTTCAGCGGGTCGTCTGGCGGTGGCGGAGACCAGGGGCCCGACACCCGTAACGCCCTCTTCGCCTCCCTCAACAAGGGAGCTGACATCACCAAGG GCCTGAAGCACGTGCCCAAAGACCAAATGACTCACAAGAACCCCAACCTGAGGACCCAGACCGGTCCGGTGCACACAGGACCCAAGCCCTTCAGCTCCCCCAAGACAGAGGCCACCGCCGCCCCCTCTCGCAAGCTGCCCCCCGTTCTGGAGCTTGACGGCAAAAAGTGGAAAGTG GAGAACCAAGAGGGTGTCCAGGGCATGGTGATCAGTGACACAGAGCTCAAGCAGGTGGTCTACGCCTTCAAGTGTAACAACAGCACCCTGCAGATCAAGGGCAAGATAAACTCCATCACTTTAG ACAACTGTAAGAAACTGGGTCTGGTCTTTGACGACGTCGTGGGCATTGTAGAGGTTATCAACTGCAGGGACGTCAAGGTTCAG GTCTTGGGCAAGGTTCCCACCATCTCCATCAACAAGACTGACGGTTGCCACGTGTACCTGAGCAAAGATTCGCTGGAGTGCGAGATCGTCAGCGCCAAGAGCTCAGAGATGAACGTGCTGGTACCTGGTAAAGACGGAGACTAT ACTGAGATCCCTGTTCCTGAGCAGTTCAAGACTGTCtgggatggcaagaagcttgtcACCACTTGTACAGAGATCGCTGGATAG
- the LOC115173451 gene encoding palmitoyl-protein thioesterase 1-like — protein MTTLLRMLLGAGPLLSLLVLNLVHGSDNATLPLVMWHGMGDSCCNPLSMGSIKKMIEEAIPGIDVLSLMIGKTVIQDTENGFFMDVNEQVSMVCSQLAQDPKLKDGYNAMGFSQGGQFLRAVAQRCPSPPMKTLISVGGQQQGVYGLPRCPGESSHICDWIRKKLNSGAYTDTVQKHLVQAQYWHDPLNDNLYKKHSLFLADVNQERVVNETYKKNLQLLDKFVMVKFLQDSVVDPVDTEWFGFLKTGQAKETETLQESVLYREDRLGLAAMEAAGKLDFLATEGDHLQFTDEWFNAKLVPYLR, from the exons ATGACCACACTTCTCCGCATGCTCCTGGGGGCTGGCCCCCTGCTGTCACTACTTGTCCTCAACCTGGTACATGGATCTGACAATGCCACCCTTCCATTGGTTATGTGGCATGGAATGG GAGACAGCTGTTGCAACCCTCTCAGCATGGGCTCCATAAAGAAGATGATCGAGGAAGCAATCCCTGGCATTGACGTCCTGTCCCTGATGATTGGCAAGACTGTCATTCAG GACACAGAGAATGGTTTCTTCATGGAcgtcaacgagcaggtgtccatggTGTGCAGCCAGCTGGCCCAGGATCCCAAGCTGAAGGATGGCTACAATGCCATGGGCTTTTCCCAGGGAGGGCAGTTCCT GAGGGCAGTGGCGCAGCGCTGTCCATCTCCTCCAATGAAAACCCTGATCTCTGTTGGGGGACAACAACAAG GGGTGTATGGTCTCCCTAGATGCCCTGGAGAGAGCTCCCATATCTGTGACTGGATTCGCAAGAAACTCAACTCAGGAGCCTACACCGATACTGTGCAAAAACA CTTGGTGCAGGCACAGTACTGGCACGACCCACTGAATGACAACCTGTACAAAAAACACAGCCTCTTCCTGGCTGATGTCAATCAGGAGCGG GTGGTGAACGAGACTTACAAGAAGAACCTCCAACTGCTGGACAAGTTTGTGATGGTCAAGTTCTTGCAGGACAGCGTTGTTGATCCAGTTGACACAGAG TGGTTTGGTTTTCTGAAAACGGGTCAGGCGAAAGAGACCGAGACCCTTCAGGAGAGTGTTCTCTATCGAGAG GATCGTCTGGGACTGGCAGCGATGGAGGCAGCTGGGAAGCTGGATTTCCTGGCCACAGAAGGAGATCACCTCCAGTTCACCGATGAGTGGTTCAATGCCAAACTAGTGCCTTACCTGCGCTAA